One Phaseolus vulgaris cultivar G19833 chromosome 11, P. vulgaris v2.0, whole genome shotgun sequence genomic window carries:
- the LOC137808158 gene encoding probable E3 ubiquitin-protein ligase ZFP1 produces MISAIGVRDMDEMSEGNIFWPNMWRVAVRENIDSHYLLDAHDNGMVYGRRAFNGVQHQPIHTGFPNSSSLAQRFSVAPPNARHNAFGIPLLPLSNHLIQAPTPSLEIATNDPQSNHDIVRSRSDYRFLHPQYQAQPTQEMRGNSIDFHPPLTLPTNPSNTFLHLQYQAQPAQEMRGHSVDSHPALTLPTNPLSTSSVHVTTPPHWRNLPPQAFLQDDVVPWLSDDDSDMHLDIDDMSYEELLELGERIGNVGTSLLDEIIARQIKTKTYLLPNNSGEVAVEEQEIDLCIICQDEYKNKQEIGILQCGHGYHVDCIRTWLHEKNVCPLCKSEALTLG; encoded by the exons ATGATAAGTGCCATCGGAGTCAGGGATATGGATGAAATGAGTGAAGGAAACATTTTTTGGCCTAATATGTGGAGAGTGGCAGTGAGAGAAAATATAGATTCTCATTACTTACTAGATGCTCATGACAATGGGATGGTGTATGGAAGGAGAGCATTTAATGGAGTTCAACATCAACCTATTCATACGGGTTTTCCTAATTCATCTAGTTTGGCTCAAAGGTTTTCAGTTGCTCCGCCTAATGCAAGGCACAATGCATTTGGTATCCCTTTGTTACCGCTCTCTAACCATTTGATTCAAG CTCCAACTCCTTCATTAGAGATTGCAACAAATGATCCCCAAAGCAATCATGATATAGTAAGAAGCAGAAGCGACTACAGATTTCTCCATCCGCAGTATCAAGCACAACCTACGCAAGAGATGAGAGGAAACTCCATCGACTTTCATCCTCCACTTACACTTCCAACAAATCCTTCAAACACATTTCTCCATCTGCAGTATCAAGCACAGCCTGCGCAAGAGATGAGAGGACACTCGGTCGACTCTCATCCTGCACTTACACTTCCAACAAATCCTTTAAGCACTTCTTCAGTGCACGTGACAACTCCTCCACACTGGAGGAATCTTCCTCCTCAAGCCTTTCTTCAAGATGAT GTTGTTCCTTGGTTGAGTGACGATGATAGTGATATGCACTTGGACATTGATGACATGTCATATGAG GAGCTTCTTGAATTAGGTGAACGGATTGGCAACGTAGGCACAAGTTTGTTGGATGAAATTATTGCAAGGCAAATAAAGACAAAAACTTATCTACTTCCTAATAACTCGGGAGAGGTAGCTGTTGAGGAACAAGAAATTGATCTTTGCATAATATGTCAG GATGAATATAAGAACAAGCAGGAAATCGGAATTCTTCAATGTGGACATGGATATCACGTAGATTGTATAAGGACATGGTTACACGAGAAAAATGTTTGTCCCTTATGCAAATCAGAAGCATTGACTCTTGGATAG